From the Xyrauchen texanus isolate HMW12.3.18 chromosome 37, RBS_HiC_50CHRs, whole genome shotgun sequence genome, one window contains:
- the LOC127631050 gene encoding neurofilament light polypeptide-like produces MSSINYNPYFPSVQRRRMTVRSGTSFGGGSSRSRPVYMTYASPSRSSALYSTAALQRSAASADLELSQASQLSSEFKTVRTQERAQLQDLNDRFVGFIERVHGLELQNRALEAELLLLRQRHCEPKNLKTLYEQEVRELRAAVDQARWERQAAQDRRDNLEDALKALQGRYEEEVLAHKEAEGRLVDARKGVNEAVLARSELEKRAETLLDELAFLKKLHEGEIAELQAQVQYSAQMSVEMEVAKPDLSLALRDIRTQYERLAHQNIQAAEEWFCEKVNTVAEDTAKHAEKIRTTKDEAGEYRRLLKARDLEIEACQGQNQALERQLQEVEEKQSTEITTLQDTIGDLENELRTMKNEMAHYLKEYQDLLNVKMALDIEIAAYRKLLEGEETRFNVGGIGGMSSVFSPSITASPSFGRPMFSVQASLTSRAPYLLGTRLMSYSAMTDEIVEASQAQEAGVSPENEEEEEGEKEEEEGEKEEEEGEKEEEEEEKGDEEGGEKEGEQEEEEAKEEDGDEEGDKKEGEEDGVEEAEKDDNETGKEEEKKKGGEEKESKAEKSKPKEK; encoded by the exons ATGAGCTCCATCAATTACAACCCCTATTTCCCATCTGTGCAGCGCAGACGGATGACAGTGCGCAGCGGGACAAGTTTCGGGGGAGGAAGCAGTCGGTCCCGTCCCGTCTACATGACTTATGCATCCCCATCCCGCTCCTCGGCACTCTACTCTACTGCAGCTCTGCAGCGTTCTGCTGCATCAGCAGATCTGGAATTGAGCCAGGCATCTCAGCTGAGCTCAGAGTTCAAAACTGTGCGGACTCAGGAGAGGGCCCAGCTTCAGGACCTCAACGACCGCTTTGTGGGCTTCATTGAGCGTGTGCACGGTCTCGAGCTCCAGAACCGGGCCCTGGAGGCCGAGCTGCTCCTATTGCGTCAAAGGCACTGTGAGCCCAAGAATCTGAAGACGCTATATGAGCAGGAGGTGAGGGAACTTCGCGCAGCGGTTGATCAGGCACGTTGGGAGCGCCAAGCAGCTCAAGACAGGCGGGACAACCTGGAAGATGCGCTCAAGGCTTTGCAGGGTCGCTATGAAGAAGAAGTTCTGGCCCATAAGGAGGCAGAAGGCCGGCTGGTGGATGCCAGAAAGGGGGTGAACGAGGCAGTGCTAGCCCGTTCTGAGCTTGAGAAGAGGGCCGAAACTCTTCTGGATGAGCTAGCTTTCTTGAAGAAGCTCCATGAAGGTGAGATTGCCGAGCTGCAAGCTCAGGTGCAGTACAGCGCCCAGATGTCAGTGGAGATGGAGGTGGCCAAACCGGATCTCTCTTTGGCTCTCAGAGACATCCGAACCCAGTATGAACGCCTGGCCCACCAGAACATCCAGGCAGCCGAAGAGTGGTTCTGTGAGAAAGTCAACACTGTGGCAGAAGACACAGCCAAACATGCAGAGAAAATACGCACCACTAAAGATGAAGCTGGAGAGTATCGTCGCCTACTGAAAGCCAGAGACCTGGAGATCGAAGCATGCCAGGGCCAGAATCAAGCTCTGGAGAGACAGCTGCAAGAGGTGGAAGAAAAACAGAGTACAGAGATAACCACCCTACAG GATACCATTGGAGACCTGGAGAATGAGCTAAGGACCATGAAGAATGAAATGGCTCATTACCTTAAAGAATACCAAGACCTCCTCAATGTGAAAATGGCTTTGGATATTGAAATAGCTGCTTACAG GAAGCTTCTAGAAGGAGAAGAAACCCGCTTTAACGTAGGGGGTATTGGTGGCATGTCAAGTGTGTTTTCTCCCTCCATCACCGCCTCTCCTTCTTTCGGCCGGCCCATGTTCTCTGTGCAAGCCAGCCTTACCTCTCGTGCCCCCTATCTTCTGGGGACCAGACTGATGAGCTACTCTGCCATGACAGATGAGATTGTCGAAGCCAGCCAGGCACAAGAGGCAGGAGTGAGTCCAGAGaatgaagaggaggaagagggcgagaaggaggaggaagagggcgagaaggaggaggaagagggggagaaggaggaagaggaagaagaaaaag GAGATGAAGAGGGAGGAGAGAAGGAAGGAGAACAGGAAGAGGAAGAAGCAAAAGAGGAGGATGGAGATGAAGAGGGTGACAAAAAAGAAGGAGAAGAAGACGGGGTGGAAGAGGCAGAGAAGGATGACAATGAAACAGgaaaagaggaagagaaaaagaaaggagGAGAAGAAAAAGAGAGCAAAGCCGAGAAAAGCAAGCCAAAAGAAAAGTAA